A genomic window from Gossypium hirsutum isolate 1008001.06 chromosome D10, Gossypium_hirsutum_v2.1, whole genome shotgun sequence includes:
- the LOC107914525 gene encoding H/ACA ribonucleoprotein complex subunit 3-like protein: MYLQFYINENGDKVYTTKKESPHGLPTQSAHPARFSPDDKYSRQRVLLKKRFGLLPTQQSPLKY; this comes from the exons ATGTATCTCCAGTTCTACATAAATGAGAATGGTGACAAAGTTTACACCACTAAG AAAGAATCACCACATGGGCTGCCTACTCAGTCTGCTCATCCAG CTCGTTTCTCCCCCGATGACAAATACTCAAGACAAAGAGTTCTTTTGAAGAAGCGTTTCGGATTATTGCCTACCCAGCAGTCGCCACTAAAATACTGA